The DNA segment CCCCATGCTGCGGGCCGTGCCGGCAATGAGCCGCATGGCATGGTCGATGTCTCGGGCGTTCATGTCTTGGAACTTCGTCTCGGCGATCTTCCGGACCTGATCGGCAGAGACGCTGCCGACCTTGGTCTTGTGGGGCTCGGCCGAGCCGGAGGCGATGCCGGCAGCCTGCTTGAGCAGGACGGCGGCGGGTGGACTCTTGGTGATGAAGTCGAAGGATCGGTCGTTGTAAACGGTGATCTCGACGGGGATGGTGGTCCCCTTCATCTCCTTGGTGCGGTCGTTGAACTGGGTGACGAATTGCCCGATGTTCACGCCGTGCTGACCGAGGGCCGGGCCGACTGGGGGGGCCGGGGTGGCCTGCCCACCGGGGCATTGGAGCTTGATTTTCGCTGTGACTGTCTTCGCCATCGCTCTCTCCGGGGCAGTAGGCAGTAGACGGTAGGCGGTAGGCAGGGAAGAAAAGGGACGGGGGATCCCAGATCGGCGGCATAAGTCTTCACTGCCTACTGCCTACTGCCGGCTGCCTACTCCCAAACACTCAGACTCGTTCGACTTGCCAGTATTCCAGGTCCACGGGGGTGGGCCGGTTGAAGATGATGAGCATCACCTTGACCAGGCCGCGGGCCTCGATGACCTCCTCGACCGTTCCCTCGAAGTTTTCGAAGGGGCCCTCCTTGATCTTCACGCGGTCGCCGCGTTCGAGGTCGATCTTGGGAATGGCCTTGGTTTCGCCGGGTTCCTCGGGCTTGAGGATCTTGTCGATCTCGGTCTGGCTCATCGGCGTCGGGGTGCCGTGGGCGCCGACGAAGTCGCCGACGCCGGGAGTCTCCCGGACCACGAACCAGGTTTTCTCGTTGAGCTCCATGTGGACCATGATGTAGCCCGGGTAGCTCTTGC comes from the Tautonia marina genome and includes:
- the rplK gene encoding 50S ribosomal protein L11; this encodes MAKTVTAKIKLQCPGGQATPAPPVGPALGQHGVNIGQFVTQFNDRTKEMKGTTIPVEITVYNDRSFDFITKSPPAAVLLKQAAGIASGSAEPHKTKVGSVSADQVRKIAETKFQDMNARDIDHAMRLIAGTARSMGVEVKD